In one window of Astyanax mexicanus isolate ESR-SI-001 chromosome 18, AstMex3_surface, whole genome shotgun sequence DNA:
- the si:dkey-24p1.1 gene encoding B-cell receptor CD22 isoform X2, with amino-acid sequence MDAEWWLVFLLANLCLCSSQPTEKDPIYIKDTEMISTEEGSCVTIYCKYWKTNNLQLLWFKDAVYDNKQKKYEGTIVYSNTEKRPQTSGQSYSHRVQYQSNANYQMASCTLRINDLEKADSGNYSFRTIGSYYRYMSKHVSLTVKDNPCKVHIEPEDKKMLTEGNNVSLRCSTSAQCSHHPEWYKVISERVSEPMEVITNPETQDEGWKKITELKLSVTWEDNGRSFSCRPAGSKDDCQARNITLEVEYAPKDVRIKAETSDVKIGDTLRLTCSEQSSNPAPHVYSWYKDGVKLLETSSLLTITELKQSHSGWYHCEAENRIKSTASEKIQISVQYAPMNTNITGSSQIKLRSKFILTCSTDANPPAYHYSWYFKSEGTQQYFLLPQTTQSYQIEEVIIEDSGSYICNSKNIIGAGPNSTEFKFNVLYPPSQPNLTMVETIRDGKKLSISCTVKSYPAAEMTLSRITLQNPEDVLIIQDQTSTISFSGMVSEAHAGQYTCRAKNSEGQSDTTRELKVLYAPKDVQVLDVIGQNWKEGNNLELICTAHSEPTVSTYTWEKSSGKEILSKSEKVGGTQKLNIYNLTRADSGHYFCTAGNEIGYTRSASFEIRVKYGPNVTIIHNLTSLNDWDGKAPVSLTCNVDCYPPVTNYQWFTNEENTILSYDQTYIVYPQNQGTYYCVAKNEVGESTSHPVKLWFKGLFQQIFLWILISVFFLCILIVVILLVHRIVLTTESSDGTDSQSFFIPAIQARFLTGSQNNTRENLVMEGEMEPYSHRHNQSSSTAHTYISANRQNHAGRSVPNIHTEYDAVKRPEAIQKDPAMSTVNYANLQIKNHNNPSKSVNSSCEAGTVYAVVSKKKQNTKVVPEVNDDYENVSSAHAPKTDFSNINWDSDTSEEEEKLNYSTVTFTATQQHKPRHTGEDSSSEEEERTQYSQVKIN; translated from the exons CCAACTTGTGTTTATGCAGTTCACAGCCAACAGAAAAAGATCCCATATACATAAAGGACACAGAAATGATTTCAACAGAGGAGGGATCGTGTGTCACCATCTACTGCAAATACTGGAAGACTAATAATTTGCAGCTACTCTGGTTTAAGGACGCTGTGTatgataataaacaaaaaaaatatgaggGGACCATTGTTTATAGTAACACAGAAAAACGCCCACAAACTTCTGGGCAAAGCTACTCCCACAGAGTGCAATACCAGAGTAATGCCAATTATCAAATGGCATCATGCACATTAAGAATTAATGACCTGGAAAAAGCTGACAGTGGAAACTACAGCTTTAGGACTATAGGAAGCTATTATAGATATATGAGTAAACATGTGAGCCTCACTGTAAAAG ACAACCCTTGCAAGGTCCATATTGAGCCAGAAGATAAGAAGATGCTCACAGAAGGTAACAACGTGAGTCTTCGGTGTTCAACATCAGCACAGTGTTCACATCATCCTGAATGGTACAAAGTAATCTCTGAGAGAGTTTCTGAGCCGATGGAAGTCATTACAAACCCTGAAACTCAAGATGAAGGTTGGAAAAAAATCACAGAGCTGAAGTTATCAGTCACCTGGGAGGATAATGGGAGAAGTTTCTCGTGCCGTCCAGCTGGAAGCAAAGATGACTGCCAGGCCAGGAATATCACTCTGGAAGTTGAAT ATGCTCCAAAAGATGTTCGAATCAAGGCCGAAACCAGTGATGTCAAAATAGGGGATACACTCCGTCTGACGTGCTCCGAGCAAAGCAGCAATCCTGCTCCACATGTGTACTCTTGGTATAAAGATGGTGTTAAGTTATTAGAAACAAGTTCATTACTTACTATTACAGAACTAAAGCAGAGTCATTCTGGATGGTACCATTGTGAGGCCGAAAATCGCATAAAGTCTACAGCCTCTGAAAAGATTCAAATATCTGTACAGT ATGCTCCAATGAACACTAACATTACAGGCTCGTCACAAATAAAGCTTAGATCAAAATTTATCCTCACCTGTTCAACCGATGCCAATCCTCCTGCTTATCATTATTCCTGGTACTTTAAGTCAGAAGGCACCCAGCAGTATTTTCTCCTTCCTCAAACGACTCAGTCATATCAGATTGAGGAGGTGATTATTGAAGATTCTGGATCGTATATCTGCAATTCTAAGAATATTATTGGTGCAGGACCAAACTCCACGGAATTCAAATTTAATGTACTCT atccACCAAGTCAACCTAATCTGACCATGGTAGAGACTATAAGAGATGGTAAaaagctttccatcagctgcacTGTAAAAAGCTATCCTGCAGCAGAAATGACACTGAGCAGAATCACTCTCCAAAACCCAGAAGATGTGCTGATAATACAAGACCAGACCAGCACTATCTCTTTCTCTGGTATGGTGTCTGAAGCACACGCTGGTCAGTACACCTGCAGAGCCAAAAACTCAGAGGGACAATCCGACACAACACGAGAGCTGAAGGTTTTGT ATGCCCCTAAAGATGTTCAAGTATTAGATGTTATAGGTCAAAACTGGAAGGAAGGAAACAACCTTGAACTGATATGTACAGCCCATTCTGAGCCCACTGTGTCCACATACACATGGGAGAAATCATCTGGGAAGGAGATTCTGAGCAAATCAGAAAAAGTGGGAGGGACACAGAAACTAAACATATATAACCTTACCCGGGCTGACTCTGGGCATTATTTCTGCACCGCCGGAAATGAGATTGGCTATACAAGATCTGCATCCTTCGAGATTAGAGTTAAAT ATGGCCCAAACGTAACAATTATCCATAACTTGACCTCATTGAATGACTGGGATGGGAAAGCTCCAGTCAGCCTGACCTGCAATGTAGACTGTTATCCTCCAGTTACAAATTATCAATGGTTCACAAATGAGGAAAATACAATCTTGTCCTATGATCAGACCTACATTGTTTACCCACAAAACCAAGGAACCTACTACTGCGTTGCAAAAAATGAAGTAGGGGAGTCTACATCTCACCCAGTCAAATTGTGGTTTAAAG gaCTCTTTCAACAGATTTTTCTTTGGATCTTGATCTCTGTATTTTTCCTCTGCATACTGATTGTTGTCATATTGCTGGTGCACAG GATTGTCTTGACAACAGAATCTTCAGATGGAACAGACAGCCAATCATTTTTCATCCCAGCTATTCAAGCTCGGTTTTTAACA GGATCCCAGAACAACACTAGAGAAAATCTGGTGATGGAAGGAGAAATGGAGCCTTACAGTCACAGACACAACCAGTCATCTTCCACTGCACACACTTATATCTCAGCCAACAGACAGAACCATGCAGGAAG GTCAGTTCCAAACATTCACACTGAGTATGATGCTGTAAAAAGGCCAGAAGCCATTCAG AAGGATCCAGCTATGTCCACTGTGAACTATGCTAATCTGCAGATCAAGAACCACAATAATCCAAGTAAAAG TGTAAACAGCAGCTGTGAAGCTGGAACAGTGTATGCTGTAGTTTCCAAAAAAAAGCAGAATACAAAg GTGGTGCCAGAAGTTAATGACGATTATGAGAATGTGTCCAGTGCTCACGctccaaaaacagatttttccaACATAAACTGGGACTCCGACACCAGTGAGGAGGAAGAGAAACTAAACTACAGCACGGTCACTTTCACTGCAACACAACAGCATAAACCACGTCATACTGGAGAAGATTCCAGTTCTGAAGAGGAAGAGAGGACTCAGTATTCTCAGGTCAAAATTAACTGA
- the si:dkey-24p1.1 gene encoding B-cell receptor CD22 isoform X1, translating into MDAEWWLVFLLANLCLCSSQPTEKDPIYIKDTEMISTEEGSCVTIYCKYWKTNNLQLLWFKDAVYDNKQKKYEGTIVYSNTEKRPQTSGQSYSHRVQYQSNANYQMASCTLRINDLEKADSGNYSFRTIGSYYRYMSKHVSLTVKDNPCKVHIEPEDKKMLTEGNNVSLRCSTSAQCSHHPEWYKVISERVSEPMEVITNPETQDEGWKKITELKLSVTWEDNGRSFSCRPAGSKDDCQARNITLEVEYKPRDTEVQNSPETVKEGDTVTLSCSSKAHPNASFTWFKYNLLIQSGSSEYKKYNINPADSGNYSCQAKNDLGTGVSLPVRINVLYAPKDVRIKAETSDVKIGDTLRLTCSEQSSNPAPHVYSWYKDGVKLLETSSLLTITELKQSHSGWYHCEAENRIKSTASEKIQISVQYAPMNTNITGSSQIKLRSKFILTCSTDANPPAYHYSWYFKSEGTQQYFLLPQTTQSYQIEEVIIEDSGSYICNSKNIIGAGPNSTEFKFNVLYPPSQPNLTMVETIRDGKKLSISCTVKSYPAAEMTLSRITLQNPEDVLIIQDQTSTISFSGMVSEAHAGQYTCRAKNSEGQSDTTRELKVLYAPKDVQVLDVIGQNWKEGNNLELICTAHSEPTVSTYTWEKSSGKEILSKSEKVGGTQKLNIYNLTRADSGHYFCTAGNEIGYTRSASFEIRVKYGPNVTIIHNLTSLNDWDGKAPVSLTCNVDCYPPVTNYQWFTNEENTILSYDQTYIVYPQNQGTYYCVAKNEVGESTSHPVKLWFKGLFQQIFLWILISVFFLCILIVVILLVHRIVLTTESSDGTDSQSFFIPAIQARFLTGSQNNTRENLVMEGEMEPYSHRHNQSSSTAHTYISANRQNHAGRSVPNIHTEYDAVKRPEAIQKDPAMSTVNYANLQIKNHNNPSKSVNSSCEAGTVYAVVSKKKQNTKVVPEVNDDYENVSSAHAPKTDFSNINWDSDTSEEEEKLNYSTVTFTATQQHKPRHTGEDSSSEEEERTQYSQVKIN; encoded by the exons CCAACTTGTGTTTATGCAGTTCACAGCCAACAGAAAAAGATCCCATATACATAAAGGACACAGAAATGATTTCAACAGAGGAGGGATCGTGTGTCACCATCTACTGCAAATACTGGAAGACTAATAATTTGCAGCTACTCTGGTTTAAGGACGCTGTGTatgataataaacaaaaaaaatatgaggGGACCATTGTTTATAGTAACACAGAAAAACGCCCACAAACTTCTGGGCAAAGCTACTCCCACAGAGTGCAATACCAGAGTAATGCCAATTATCAAATGGCATCATGCACATTAAGAATTAATGACCTGGAAAAAGCTGACAGTGGAAACTACAGCTTTAGGACTATAGGAAGCTATTATAGATATATGAGTAAACATGTGAGCCTCACTGTAAAAG ACAACCCTTGCAAGGTCCATATTGAGCCAGAAGATAAGAAGATGCTCACAGAAGGTAACAACGTGAGTCTTCGGTGTTCAACATCAGCACAGTGTTCACATCATCCTGAATGGTACAAAGTAATCTCTGAGAGAGTTTCTGAGCCGATGGAAGTCATTACAAACCCTGAAACTCAAGATGAAGGTTGGAAAAAAATCACAGAGCTGAAGTTATCAGTCACCTGGGAGGATAATGGGAGAAGTTTCTCGTGCCGTCCAGCTGGAAGCAAAGATGACTGCCAGGCCAGGAATATCACTCTGGAAGTTGAAT ACAAACCTAGAGATACTGAGGTACAGAACAGCCCTGAGACTGTGAAAGAAGGAGATACCGTCACTCTGTCCTGCTCCAGCAAAGCTCACCCTAATGCTTCCTTCACCTGGTTTAAATACAACCTTTTGATTCAAAGTGGCTCATCTGAGTACAAAAAGTATAACATAAATCCAGCAGACAGTGGAAATTACAGCTGTCAAGCCAAAAATGATCTGGGGACAGGCGTTTCACTCCCAGTTAGGATCAATGTTTTGT ATGCTCCAAAAGATGTTCGAATCAAGGCCGAAACCAGTGATGTCAAAATAGGGGATACACTCCGTCTGACGTGCTCCGAGCAAAGCAGCAATCCTGCTCCACATGTGTACTCTTGGTATAAAGATGGTGTTAAGTTATTAGAAACAAGTTCATTACTTACTATTACAGAACTAAAGCAGAGTCATTCTGGATGGTACCATTGTGAGGCCGAAAATCGCATAAAGTCTACAGCCTCTGAAAAGATTCAAATATCTGTACAGT ATGCTCCAATGAACACTAACATTACAGGCTCGTCACAAATAAAGCTTAGATCAAAATTTATCCTCACCTGTTCAACCGATGCCAATCCTCCTGCTTATCATTATTCCTGGTACTTTAAGTCAGAAGGCACCCAGCAGTATTTTCTCCTTCCTCAAACGACTCAGTCATATCAGATTGAGGAGGTGATTATTGAAGATTCTGGATCGTATATCTGCAATTCTAAGAATATTATTGGTGCAGGACCAAACTCCACGGAATTCAAATTTAATGTACTCT atccACCAAGTCAACCTAATCTGACCATGGTAGAGACTATAAGAGATGGTAAaaagctttccatcagctgcacTGTAAAAAGCTATCCTGCAGCAGAAATGACACTGAGCAGAATCACTCTCCAAAACCCAGAAGATGTGCTGATAATACAAGACCAGACCAGCACTATCTCTTTCTCTGGTATGGTGTCTGAAGCACACGCTGGTCAGTACACCTGCAGAGCCAAAAACTCAGAGGGACAATCCGACACAACACGAGAGCTGAAGGTTTTGT ATGCCCCTAAAGATGTTCAAGTATTAGATGTTATAGGTCAAAACTGGAAGGAAGGAAACAACCTTGAACTGATATGTACAGCCCATTCTGAGCCCACTGTGTCCACATACACATGGGAGAAATCATCTGGGAAGGAGATTCTGAGCAAATCAGAAAAAGTGGGAGGGACACAGAAACTAAACATATATAACCTTACCCGGGCTGACTCTGGGCATTATTTCTGCACCGCCGGAAATGAGATTGGCTATACAAGATCTGCATCCTTCGAGATTAGAGTTAAAT ATGGCCCAAACGTAACAATTATCCATAACTTGACCTCATTGAATGACTGGGATGGGAAAGCTCCAGTCAGCCTGACCTGCAATGTAGACTGTTATCCTCCAGTTACAAATTATCAATGGTTCACAAATGAGGAAAATACAATCTTGTCCTATGATCAGACCTACATTGTTTACCCACAAAACCAAGGAACCTACTACTGCGTTGCAAAAAATGAAGTAGGGGAGTCTACATCTCACCCAGTCAAATTGTGGTTTAAAG gaCTCTTTCAACAGATTTTTCTTTGGATCTTGATCTCTGTATTTTTCCTCTGCATACTGATTGTTGTCATATTGCTGGTGCACAG GATTGTCTTGACAACAGAATCTTCAGATGGAACAGACAGCCAATCATTTTTCATCCCAGCTATTCAAGCTCGGTTTTTAACA GGATCCCAGAACAACACTAGAGAAAATCTGGTGATGGAAGGAGAAATGGAGCCTTACAGTCACAGACACAACCAGTCATCTTCCACTGCACACACTTATATCTCAGCCAACAGACAGAACCATGCAGGAAG GTCAGTTCCAAACATTCACACTGAGTATGATGCTGTAAAAAGGCCAGAAGCCATTCAG AAGGATCCAGCTATGTCCACTGTGAACTATGCTAATCTGCAGATCAAGAACCACAATAATCCAAGTAAAAG TGTAAACAGCAGCTGTGAAGCTGGAACAGTGTATGCTGTAGTTTCCAAAAAAAAGCAGAATACAAAg GTGGTGCCAGAAGTTAATGACGATTATGAGAATGTGTCCAGTGCTCACGctccaaaaacagatttttccaACATAAACTGGGACTCCGACACCAGTGAGGAGGAAGAGAAACTAAACTACAGCACGGTCACTTTCACTGCAACACAACAGCATAAACCACGTCATACTGGAGAAGATTCCAGTTCTGAAGAGGAAGAGAGGACTCAGTATTCTCAGGTCAAAATTAACTGA